One window of the Diachasmimorpha longicaudata isolate KC_UGA_2023 chromosome 9, iyDiaLong2, whole genome shotgun sequence genome contains the following:
- the Ptpmeg gene encoding tyrosine-protein phosphatase non-receptor type 4 isoform X4 translates to MFYNETSLIHIASSGYRWGCPTVPRGWLTHHHFVDMIESVSRRALSGSSGSYHVRGAELARDRRLKSLSATVVFLDDTQHIFQLDKRAKGQALLDLVFHHLELIEKDYFGLQYAENGSNSANSSDVMRWLDPAKPVKKQIRSKGGQFFFRVKFYVSDPSKLQEEYTRYQFYLQIRKDIMQGKLQLPVSTACLIASYTVQSELGDYHPEEHGPGYLSRLQLIPGQTEEMEKKICELHKLHKGQLPADAEFNFLDHAKRLDMYGVELHKDSTNKEIQLGVTSIGLVVFQNSIRINVFSWSKIVKISFKRKQFFIQLRREQSESYDTLLGFNMQTYRSSKNLWKACVEHHTFFRLHSPKMRPRRFPLTLSSRFTYSGRTEYQTVEDGKYRARVERTFIRSPSKRVVHGVQAPVVEEKGKVAVAPARPPRPYDNKVQSLGSREPRQAWGEGNPSDDEGGFLSLREEINGLHPQGGAFSPVLGSKILSYVDDDTAVERNIYDIPDYSEPTSSPAPPVPDEGLVTIALTPDDQGRFGFNVKGGLDLDMPILVSRVAPNTPADRCYPKLNEGDQVVYINGIDVSGMLHEHVVNLIRQSRDTGNGELGLTVRPNVLYNALAGTEDTTEEETPYRYVPDVPHVTVGSDALAQSMLLLADGLASGALIAQYEQLYRKNPELTSSESKKTENQNKNRYRDISPYDVTRVILMGSNNGDYINANYVNMEIPGSGIINRYIATQGPLASTVADFWQMVLEAGSTLVVMLTTLVEKGRTKCHQYWPNVDETLTLRNLTLTSMSEKTEDFFVFREFVVRDTNTGEERDITHMQYCGWPDHEVPGDWRQFTVFTEKVRAARTGMVEPAVVHCSAGIGRTGVLVLMETALCLIEANQPVYPLDIVRAMRDQRAMMIQNASQYKFVCDAVHKAYTEGIAKPLLEFSR, encoded by the exons ATGTTTTACAATGAGACGTCACTTATTCATATCGCATCATCAG GCTATCGATGGGGATGTCCTACGGTGCCACGAGGGTGGTTGACTCACCATCATTTCGTTGATATGATCGAGAGTGTATCTAGACGAGCGCTGAGTGGCTCCAGTGGGAGCTACCACGTTCGAGGAGCCGAGCTGGCGCGCGACAGAAGATTAAAATCTCTATCAGCCACTGTTGTCTTCCTCGATGATACCCAGCACATATTCCAACTGGACAAACGGGCCAAGGGTCAAGCACTCCTTGACCTTGTCTTCCATCATCTGGAGCTCATTGAGAAAGACTACTTTGGACTGCAGTACGCTGAGAACGGAAGTAATTCGGCGAATAGTTCTGATGTTATG CGGTGGTTGGATCCTGCTAAGCCCGTGAAAAAGCAGATAAGAAGTAAGG GCGGACAATTCTTCTTCCGTGTTAAGTTCTACGTATCAGATCCCAGTAAACTCCAGGAGGAGTACACCAGGTATCAATTTTATCTCCAAATAAGAAAGGATATTATGCAGGGAAAGCTACAACTGCCTGTGAGCACTGCCTGTCTGATTGCCAGTTACACAGTTCAATCAGAACTGGGAGATTATCATCCTGAGGAGCATGGGCCAGGCTATCTGTCCAGACTGCAACTCATTCCTGGACAGACTGaagaaatggagaaaaagATTTGTGAACTGCACAAGCTCCACAa AGGACAACTACCTGCTGATGCTGAATTTAATTTCCTGGATCATGCGAAACGCTTGGACATGTATGGCGTAGAGTTACACAAG GATTCAACAAACAAGGAGATCCAGTTAGGAGTAACGTCAATAGGTCTGGTTGTGTTTCAAAACAGCATAAGGATAAATGTATTCTCCTGGtccaaaattgtgaaaatatcCTTCaagagaaaacaatttttcattcaattgagAAGAGAACAGTCTGAGAGCTATGACACCCTCCTTGGATTCAACATGCAAACATACAGAAGTTCGAAGAACCTCTGGAAAGCGTGTGTCGAGCATCACACTTTCTTCAGACTTCACAGTCCAAAAATGAGGCCTAGGAGATTTCCCCTTACCCTCAGCAGCAGATTCACATACTCAGGCAGAACTGAGTATCAGACTGTTGAGGATGGAAAATACAGAGCGAGGGTTGAGAGAACATTCATTAGATCGCCGAGTAAACGTGTGGTGCACGGTGTACAGGCACCAGTTGTCGAGGAGAAGGGAAAAGTTGCTGTAGCACCTGCACGACCTCCAAGACCTTATGACAATAAAGTTCAGTCCCTGGGATCCAGGGAACCACGACAGGCCTGGGGAGAAGGAAATCCAAGTGATGA TGAGGGTGGTTTTTTGTCCCTCAGAGAAGAGATCAATGGACTACATCCCCAGGGAGGAGCTTTCTCACCGGTTTTAGGGTCAAAAATTCTCAGTTATGTGGACGATGATACGGCTGTTGAGAGGAATATTTATGACATACCTGATTATAGTGAACCCACCAGTTCGCCAGCTCCACCG GTACCAGATGAGGGTCTGGTAACGATTGCTCTCACTCCCGACGACCAAGGACGTTTTGGTTTCAACGTGAAAGGAGGTCTGGACCTTGATATGCCAATTTTGGTGTCTAGAGTGGCTCCCAATACACCAGCTGATCGTTGTTATCCAAAATTGAATGAAGGAGATCAG GTCGTCTATATAAACGGAATTGACGTATCTGGTATGCTTCACGAGCACGTTGTAAACCTAATTCGTCAGTCTCGAGACACTGGAAATGGTGAATTGGGCCTGACAGTTCGTCCTAACGTTCTTTACAATGCCCTAGCTGGCACAGAAGATACGACAGAAGAGGAAACCCCATACAGATATGTGCCAGACGTACCCCATGTCACTGTGGGATCAGACGCTTTAGCTCAGTCAATGCTTCTACTGGCCGATGGTCTCGCCAGTGGGGCCCTTATCGCCCAGTATGAGCAACTCTACAGGAAAAATCCCGAGCTAACGTCCTCTGAGTCGAAAAAAACAGAGAATCAAAACAAAAATAGGTACAGGGATATTTCTCCTTATGACGTGACTCGAGTCATCCTCATGGGTTCCAACAATGGTGACTACATCAATGCCAACTACGTGAATATGGAGATCCCAGGGTCTGGAATCATCAACAGGTATATTGCAACACAAGGTCCACTGGCATCAACAGTTGCTGATTTCTGGCAGATGGTTTTGGAAGCTGGAAGTACTCTCGTTGTCATGCTGACGACACTCGTGGAGAAAGGCAGAACCAAGTGTCATCAGTACTGGCCAAATGTCGATGAGACTCTCACTCTTAGAAATCTGACACTTACCTCGATGTCAGAGAAGACTGAGGACTTTTTTGTCTTTCGAGAATTTGTGGTAAGGGATACGAATACTGGAGAGGAGAGGGATATCACCCATATGCAGTACTGCGGATGGCCTGATCATGAGGTACCTGGGGATTGGAGACAATTTACGGTATTCACTGAGAAGGTCAGGGCTGCTAGGACTGGTATGGTGGAACCTGCTGTTGTTCATTGTAGTGCGGGAATTGGAAGGACAGGGGTATTAGTGCTTATGGAGACTGCTCTGTGCCTTATCGAGGCTAATCAACCTGTTTATCCTCTGGATATTGTCAGGGCTATGAGGGATCAGAGGGCTATGATGATTCAAAATGCt AGTCAGTACAAATTCGTCTGTGACGCTGTTCACAAAGCCTACACGGAGGGCATAGCAAAACCattattggaattttccagaTAA
- the Ptpmeg gene encoding tyrosine-protein phosphatase non-receptor type 4 isoform X2 — MKFPLTSETTEMECYRWGCPTVPRGWLTHHHFVDMIESVSRRALSGSSGSYHVRGAELARDRRLKSLSATVVFLDDTQHIFQLDKRAKGQALLDLVFHHLELIEKDYFGLQYAENGSNSANSSDVMRWLDPAKPVKKQIRSKGGQFFFRVKFYVSDPSKLQEEYTRYQFYLQIRKDIMQGKLQLPVSTACLIASYTVQSELGDYHPEEHGPGYLSRLQLIPGQTEEMEKKICELHKLHKGQLPADAEFNFLDHAKRLDMYGVELHKARDSTNKEIQLGVTSIGLVVFQNSIRINVFSWSKIVKISFKRKQFFIQLRREQSESYDTLLGFNMQTYRSSKNLWKACVEHHTFFRLHSPKMRPRRFPLTLSSRFTYSGRTEYQTVEDGKYRARVERTFIRSPSKRVVHGVQAPVVEEKGKVAVAPARPPRPYDNKVQSLGSREPRQAWGEGNPSDDEGGFLSLREEINGLHPQGGAFSPVLGSKILSYVDDDTAVERNIYDIPDYSEPTSSPAPPVPDEGLVTIALTPDDQGRFGFNVKGGLDLDMPILVSRVAPNTPADRCYPKLNEGDQVVYINGIDVSGMLHEHVVNLIRQSRDTGNGELGLTVRPNVLYNALAGTEDTTEEETPYRYVPDVPHVTVGSDALAQSMLLLADGLASGALIAQYEQLYRKNPELTSSESKKTENQNKNRYRDISPYDVTRVILMGSNNGDYINANYVNMEIPGSGIINRYIATQGPLASTVADFWQMVLEAGSTLVVMLTTLVEKGRTKCHQYWPNVDETLTLRNLTLTSMSEKTEDFFVFREFVVRDTNTGEERDITHMQYCGWPDHEVPGDWRQFTVFTEKVRAARTGMVEPAVVHCSAGIGRTGVLVLMETALCLIEANQPVYPLDIVRAMRDQRAMMIQNASQYKFVCDAVHKAYTEGIAKPLLEFSR, encoded by the exons ATGAAGTTTCCTTTGACAAGTGAAACAACGGAAATggaat GCTATCGATGGGGATGTCCTACGGTGCCACGAGGGTGGTTGACTCACCATCATTTCGTTGATATGATCGAGAGTGTATCTAGACGAGCGCTGAGTGGCTCCAGTGGGAGCTACCACGTTCGAGGAGCCGAGCTGGCGCGCGACAGAAGATTAAAATCTCTATCAGCCACTGTTGTCTTCCTCGATGATACCCAGCACATATTCCAACTGGACAAACGGGCCAAGGGTCAAGCACTCCTTGACCTTGTCTTCCATCATCTGGAGCTCATTGAGAAAGACTACTTTGGACTGCAGTACGCTGAGAACGGAAGTAATTCGGCGAATAGTTCTGATGTTATG CGGTGGTTGGATCCTGCTAAGCCCGTGAAAAAGCAGATAAGAAGTAAGG GCGGACAATTCTTCTTCCGTGTTAAGTTCTACGTATCAGATCCCAGTAAACTCCAGGAGGAGTACACCAGGTATCAATTTTATCTCCAAATAAGAAAGGATATTATGCAGGGAAAGCTACAACTGCCTGTGAGCACTGCCTGTCTGATTGCCAGTTACACAGTTCAATCAGAACTGGGAGATTATCATCCTGAGGAGCATGGGCCAGGCTATCTGTCCAGACTGCAACTCATTCCTGGACAGACTGaagaaatggagaaaaagATTTGTGAACTGCACAAGCTCCACAa AGGACAACTACCTGCTGATGCTGAATTTAATTTCCTGGATCATGCGAAACGCTTGGACATGTATGGCGTAGAGTTACACAAGGCAAGG GATTCAACAAACAAGGAGATCCAGTTAGGAGTAACGTCAATAGGTCTGGTTGTGTTTCAAAACAGCATAAGGATAAATGTATTCTCCTGGtccaaaattgtgaaaatatcCTTCaagagaaaacaatttttcattcaattgagAAGAGAACAGTCTGAGAGCTATGACACCCTCCTTGGATTCAACATGCAAACATACAGAAGTTCGAAGAACCTCTGGAAAGCGTGTGTCGAGCATCACACTTTCTTCAGACTTCACAGTCCAAAAATGAGGCCTAGGAGATTTCCCCTTACCCTCAGCAGCAGATTCACATACTCAGGCAGAACTGAGTATCAGACTGTTGAGGATGGAAAATACAGAGCGAGGGTTGAGAGAACATTCATTAGATCGCCGAGTAAACGTGTGGTGCACGGTGTACAGGCACCAGTTGTCGAGGAGAAGGGAAAAGTTGCTGTAGCACCTGCACGACCTCCAAGACCTTATGACAATAAAGTTCAGTCCCTGGGATCCAGGGAACCACGACAGGCCTGGGGAGAAGGAAATCCAAGTGATGA TGAGGGTGGTTTTTTGTCCCTCAGAGAAGAGATCAATGGACTACATCCCCAGGGAGGAGCTTTCTCACCGGTTTTAGGGTCAAAAATTCTCAGTTATGTGGACGATGATACGGCTGTTGAGAGGAATATTTATGACATACCTGATTATAGTGAACCCACCAGTTCGCCAGCTCCACCG GTACCAGATGAGGGTCTGGTAACGATTGCTCTCACTCCCGACGACCAAGGACGTTTTGGTTTCAACGTGAAAGGAGGTCTGGACCTTGATATGCCAATTTTGGTGTCTAGAGTGGCTCCCAATACACCAGCTGATCGTTGTTATCCAAAATTGAATGAAGGAGATCAG GTCGTCTATATAAACGGAATTGACGTATCTGGTATGCTTCACGAGCACGTTGTAAACCTAATTCGTCAGTCTCGAGACACTGGAAATGGTGAATTGGGCCTGACAGTTCGTCCTAACGTTCTTTACAATGCCCTAGCTGGCACAGAAGATACGACAGAAGAGGAAACCCCATACAGATATGTGCCAGACGTACCCCATGTCACTGTGGGATCAGACGCTTTAGCTCAGTCAATGCTTCTACTGGCCGATGGTCTCGCCAGTGGGGCCCTTATCGCCCAGTATGAGCAACTCTACAGGAAAAATCCCGAGCTAACGTCCTCTGAGTCGAAAAAAACAGAGAATCAAAACAAAAATAGGTACAGGGATATTTCTCCTTATGACGTGACTCGAGTCATCCTCATGGGTTCCAACAATGGTGACTACATCAATGCCAACTACGTGAATATGGAGATCCCAGGGTCTGGAATCATCAACAGGTATATTGCAACACAAGGTCCACTGGCATCAACAGTTGCTGATTTCTGGCAGATGGTTTTGGAAGCTGGAAGTACTCTCGTTGTCATGCTGACGACACTCGTGGAGAAAGGCAGAACCAAGTGTCATCAGTACTGGCCAAATGTCGATGAGACTCTCACTCTTAGAAATCTGACACTTACCTCGATGTCAGAGAAGACTGAGGACTTTTTTGTCTTTCGAGAATTTGTGGTAAGGGATACGAATACTGGAGAGGAGAGGGATATCACCCATATGCAGTACTGCGGATGGCCTGATCATGAGGTACCTGGGGATTGGAGACAATTTACGGTATTCACTGAGAAGGTCAGGGCTGCTAGGACTGGTATGGTGGAACCTGCTGTTGTTCATTGTAGTGCGGGAATTGGAAGGACAGGGGTATTAGTGCTTATGGAGACTGCTCTGTGCCTTATCGAGGCTAATCAACCTGTTTATCCTCTGGATATTGTCAGGGCTATGAGGGATCAGAGGGCTATGATGATTCAAAATGCt AGTCAGTACAAATTCGTCTGTGACGCTGTTCACAAAGCCTACACGGAGGGCATAGCAAAACCattattggaattttccagaTAA
- the Ptpmeg gene encoding tyrosine-protein phosphatase non-receptor type 4 isoform X6, whose amino-acid sequence MIESVSRRALSGSSGSYHVRGAELARDRRLKSLSATVVFLDDTQHIFQLDKRAKGQALLDLVFHHLELIEKDYFGLQYAENGSNSANSSDVMRWLDPAKPVKKQIRSKGGQFFFRVKFYVSDPSKLQEEYTRYQFYLQIRKDIMQGKLQLPVSTACLIASYTVQSELGDYHPEEHGPGYLSRLQLIPGQTEEMEKKICELHKLHKGQLPADAEFNFLDHAKRLDMYGVELHKARDSTNKEIQLGVTSIGLVVFQNSIRINVFSWSKIVKISFKRKQFFIQLRREQSESYDTLLGFNMQTYRSSKNLWKACVEHHTFFRLHSPKMRPRRFPLTLSSRFTYSGRTEYQTVEDGKYRARVERTFIRSPSKRVVHGVQAPVVEEKGKVAVAPARPPRPYDNKVQSLGSREPRQAWGEGNPSDDEGGFLSLREEINGLHPQGGAFSPVLGSKILSYVDDDTAVERNIYDIPDYSEPTSSPAPPVPDEGLVTIALTPDDQGRFGFNVKGGLDLDMPILVSRVAPNTPADRCYPKLNEGDQVVYINGIDVSGMLHEHVVNLIRQSRDTGNGELGLTVRPNVLYNALAGTEDTTEEETPYRYVPDVPHVTVGSDALAQSMLLLADGLASGALIAQYEQLYRKNPELTSSESKKTENQNKNRYRDISPYDVTRVILMGSNNGDYINANYVNMEIPGSGIINRYIATQGPLASTVADFWQMVLEAGSTLVVMLTTLVEKGRTKCHQYWPNVDETLTLRNLTLTSMSEKTEDFFVFREFVVRDTNTGEERDITHMQYCGWPDHEVPGDWRQFTVFTEKVRAARTGMVEPAVVHCSAGIGRTGVLVLMETALCLIEANQPVYPLDIVRAMRDQRAMMIQNASQYKFVCDAVHKAYTEGIAKPLLEFSR is encoded by the exons ATGATCGAGAGTGTATCTAGACGAGCGCTGAGTGGCTCCAGTGGGAGCTACCACGTTCGAGGAGCCGAGCTGGCGCGCGACAGAAGATTAAAATCTCTATCAGCCACTGTTGTCTTCCTCGATGATACCCAGCACATATTCCAACTGGACAAACGGGCCAAGGGTCAAGCACTCCTTGACCTTGTCTTCCATCATCTGGAGCTCATTGAGAAAGACTACTTTGGACTGCAGTACGCTGAGAACGGAAGTAATTCGGCGAATAGTTCTGATGTTATG CGGTGGTTGGATCCTGCTAAGCCCGTGAAAAAGCAGATAAGAAGTAAGG GCGGACAATTCTTCTTCCGTGTTAAGTTCTACGTATCAGATCCCAGTAAACTCCAGGAGGAGTACACCAGGTATCAATTTTATCTCCAAATAAGAAAGGATATTATGCAGGGAAAGCTACAACTGCCTGTGAGCACTGCCTGTCTGATTGCCAGTTACACAGTTCAATCAGAACTGGGAGATTATCATCCTGAGGAGCATGGGCCAGGCTATCTGTCCAGACTGCAACTCATTCCTGGACAGACTGaagaaatggagaaaaagATTTGTGAACTGCACAAGCTCCACAa AGGACAACTACCTGCTGATGCTGAATTTAATTTCCTGGATCATGCGAAACGCTTGGACATGTATGGCGTAGAGTTACACAAGGCAAGG GATTCAACAAACAAGGAGATCCAGTTAGGAGTAACGTCAATAGGTCTGGTTGTGTTTCAAAACAGCATAAGGATAAATGTATTCTCCTGGtccaaaattgtgaaaatatcCTTCaagagaaaacaatttttcattcaattgagAAGAGAACAGTCTGAGAGCTATGACACCCTCCTTGGATTCAACATGCAAACATACAGAAGTTCGAAGAACCTCTGGAAAGCGTGTGTCGAGCATCACACTTTCTTCAGACTTCACAGTCCAAAAATGAGGCCTAGGAGATTTCCCCTTACCCTCAGCAGCAGATTCACATACTCAGGCAGAACTGAGTATCAGACTGTTGAGGATGGAAAATACAGAGCGAGGGTTGAGAGAACATTCATTAGATCGCCGAGTAAACGTGTGGTGCACGGTGTACAGGCACCAGTTGTCGAGGAGAAGGGAAAAGTTGCTGTAGCACCTGCACGACCTCCAAGACCTTATGACAATAAAGTTCAGTCCCTGGGATCCAGGGAACCACGACAGGCCTGGGGAGAAGGAAATCCAAGTGATGA TGAGGGTGGTTTTTTGTCCCTCAGAGAAGAGATCAATGGACTACATCCCCAGGGAGGAGCTTTCTCACCGGTTTTAGGGTCAAAAATTCTCAGTTATGTGGACGATGATACGGCTGTTGAGAGGAATATTTATGACATACCTGATTATAGTGAACCCACCAGTTCGCCAGCTCCACCG GTACCAGATGAGGGTCTGGTAACGATTGCTCTCACTCCCGACGACCAAGGACGTTTTGGTTTCAACGTGAAAGGAGGTCTGGACCTTGATATGCCAATTTTGGTGTCTAGAGTGGCTCCCAATACACCAGCTGATCGTTGTTATCCAAAATTGAATGAAGGAGATCAG GTCGTCTATATAAACGGAATTGACGTATCTGGTATGCTTCACGAGCACGTTGTAAACCTAATTCGTCAGTCTCGAGACACTGGAAATGGTGAATTGGGCCTGACAGTTCGTCCTAACGTTCTTTACAATGCCCTAGCTGGCACAGAAGATACGACAGAAGAGGAAACCCCATACAGATATGTGCCAGACGTACCCCATGTCACTGTGGGATCAGACGCTTTAGCTCAGTCAATGCTTCTACTGGCCGATGGTCTCGCCAGTGGGGCCCTTATCGCCCAGTATGAGCAACTCTACAGGAAAAATCCCGAGCTAACGTCCTCTGAGTCGAAAAAAACAGAGAATCAAAACAAAAATAGGTACAGGGATATTTCTCCTTATGACGTGACTCGAGTCATCCTCATGGGTTCCAACAATGGTGACTACATCAATGCCAACTACGTGAATATGGAGATCCCAGGGTCTGGAATCATCAACAGGTATATTGCAACACAAGGTCCACTGGCATCAACAGTTGCTGATTTCTGGCAGATGGTTTTGGAAGCTGGAAGTACTCTCGTTGTCATGCTGACGACACTCGTGGAGAAAGGCAGAACCAAGTGTCATCAGTACTGGCCAAATGTCGATGAGACTCTCACTCTTAGAAATCTGACACTTACCTCGATGTCAGAGAAGACTGAGGACTTTTTTGTCTTTCGAGAATTTGTGGTAAGGGATACGAATACTGGAGAGGAGAGGGATATCACCCATATGCAGTACTGCGGATGGCCTGATCATGAGGTACCTGGGGATTGGAGACAATTTACGGTATTCACTGAGAAGGTCAGGGCTGCTAGGACTGGTATGGTGGAACCTGCTGTTGTTCATTGTAGTGCGGGAATTGGAAGGACAGGGGTATTAGTGCTTATGGAGACTGCTCTGTGCCTTATCGAGGCTAATCAACCTGTTTATCCTCTGGATATTGTCAGGGCTATGAGGGATCAGAGGGCTATGATGATTCAAAATGCt AGTCAGTACAAATTCGTCTGTGACGCTGTTCACAAAGCCTACACGGAGGGCATAGCAAAACCattattggaattttccagaTAA